Within Populus trichocarpa isolate Nisqually-1 chromosome 6, P.trichocarpa_v4.1, whole genome shotgun sequence, the genomic segment TGTAggtttcaatttggtccttctcCTTCTAATCTCATCAATATTGAAATTGTGCAATCCCTCTTCCTCATTAATTGGATGTTAATTTTCCCATAAATTGCCtgcaaaaatcaagttttccaATTCATATCAAAATTCCTCATTCTTAACCTTCCAATTTAATTGCCTTAATTTATGCTTAGCAAGTGACACCAAATTAACTATCATTCATGTTTATTATGTGACTTCGAAAATTTCTATCATTTAAcatacaactatttttttaataatgaaattaaataataaatgtttGTGAATATAATTAGAAGGTTAAAATGGATTAAATTAGAAGTAAATTAATACACAAATTAGCATctaatttaacaaaacaaatcaccatccaattaacaaaaaaaaaaaaacaatttggataAGTTAGGGTATCATCGCTACAATCACAAAAAGAAGAACCAGACCGATACCTATCCAAGAAATGAAGAGTATATTAATAGTTTGCCCATAAATAAAAGGGTTGAAAAGACTCAAGAGAAATCATTGAAGGACTTAGTTTATTTTTCACCTGGACTTTGCTGCAAGAAGCATTGTTTTAAAATGGGATTGGCCCGGGTTGATTCAAGACTGTACTGACTCAGGTTTAGAGCTgctaaagttgaaaaaaaaacttatttgatctagttaaaaactcaattaatctaaTAACCCGGTTAATCTAGGCCCGACTCATTCAAAAATCAGTAGGTTGATCGAGACCTTACTAACTCAAGTCTAGACCTgttcaagttgaaaaaaaatagaaaaagataaaaactagTTTTGTTGACCCTTGTAATTCAATAAACTCGAGTCAAACCAATTCAAAACTCAATCATCAACCcgttaaccttttctttttcaaaaaaaccaggtttttttttttaattcataaccCAAGTGTTATCCCCCGATTaacaggttttaaaactatggcaACAAGGACGCTACTACACTGGAAATCCAATCAAAGCAGAAAAAGAAAGGCAGATTCCTCACCATAAAACGTgctatataaaaagagaaaaaaaaaaaaacagaaaccaaaCGGTCCTTTCTGTGGCTGGCTGCTGCTTCCTTATGTACGTAAAAAGACACATAGCctttcatcattttcatcattatcacCACACTAATTGACCTCCCTCTGCCATTCTCTTCTTTGTGcatacaaatttataaacaTGGCACAAAATGGTAGGACCCCATTAATCTTTTATCACTTTCTTTCTCATGTATTTGATTCGCTTTCAATATGGGATCTTGATGATCTTgcatgttgatttttatttgtttctatttGGATGTTTCAGATTCTGTTTCAGAGTTCTTGGAAACTGCTGTTGAGGCAGCAAAGAAAGCTGGAGAGGTGAATtgtaaattttagatttttttttggtccctCCTATTTAGTCTCATTTACATTTCTCGTCTGATTTGTAGATTATCCGTGAAGGATTTTACCAGACGAAGCATGTGGAGCATAAAGGCCAGGTACCCATCTTGctttttttggattctttttttctttccttgttgatCTTGAATGTAGAATGAGTTTGTGCAGTACTGTGCTTAgcaattctttttttctaaagaaaGGAAATGTGTTGATCAAATGCTGCTAAATATTCTTGAATTCATATCAGTGATTGATTATATCTAACTGGCAATTGAATCTAGCATGCAAAGGGGAGCTTTAAAATCCCAGCTTGTAAAGCTAATGGAAATAAAGTCTTAATCTTGGCACTGGGGTAAACGAGTTTTGTAACAATTTCTAACATGCCAGGGGAGCTTTAAAATGGCAATTAAATTTAGTGTCCAGGTTTGTAAAGCATGCAGTTGAATTCGGCATGCCGGTTTATAAAACTTATGGCAACAAAGTTTTGATCTTTGCGTTGAGGTCATCGAGTTGGTAAGGAAATCAGCCATTGTTGATGCTGCTCCTTCGATTTTCTATAGCTAGCATATTTTCTTGAACATGTAGCAACAGTACTATGGAAATAGAGGAGAAATTTAGCACTTGAAAGTTTCCTACTCATTTGTGTTAATTTAGCCAGGATAAAAATTTTGTGATGAAACAAACTTGACTATATCATGTAATTACTGACAATTGCttgttttatttctaaattGCAGGTGGATTTAGTTACAGAGACTGACAAGGCTTGTGAAGCTCTCATTTTTAATCATCTCAAGCAACAGTATCCCTCACATAAGGTTAACTCATTTTTTCTACTTACCGCTCCCTGTAGCTAATGAATTCATGGAATATAGTTCTCTGTGGGTATATTGTCTCCTCACAAATGGCTGTGTTACTCTcgtaaaaattttcttttacttttgtttcttaGCTCATTGGGGAAGAAACTACTGCTGCCTATGGTGCTACAGAACTGACTGATGAACCAACTTGGATTGTTGATCCTCTTGATGGAACAACCAACTTTGTCCATGGGTAAATCTTGTTTTCTAATGTTGTTTGGTGAAGGcaatttcttcttgtttttatacATGTACATCACTTCATATTGCAACATGTTTGGATGTAGGTTCCCCTTTGTGTGTATCTCTATTGGTCTCACGATTGGAAAAGTTCCCACAGTAGGTGTTGTTTACAACCCAATAATGGATGAGGTGAGATTTCGTGGTTCACATGTTAGCTCAGGTGGCCAGATACCATTTAGAACTTTGAATGATTAGAAATTTTATGTAGAACATGCAGAGTTGACCTACTTTGATATAGCTTGGTGATCTCCTACATGTAAAGCCTTATGTGAGTGCACCTTTCTGCATGAAACGAACACCAACCTCTAGTTTTCAGCTTTATGGTCTTTTACTTGGATAAATGTCTGCTTTGTGATGTTGAGCCTGTCAATATTCTAATATTGGGGAAAAATGTATCTGGATATCTTAAGCAGTTTGCCTATCAAATTTGTATCTGCCTTCATTTAGACGTTTTGCTTTCATTTCAGATATGCAGTCATATATTGGCCTACTTAACATCAAAGTTACTATAAGATTGATATGTCAAAATGTTTTAGAACTTGAAATGTGTCCCAATAATTGCTAAAAATTTCTGATTTATAAATGCAGCTTTTCACAGGCATCCATGGAAAAGGTGCTTTTCTGAATGGAAAACCCATAAAAGGTGTGTCTCTGGGTTGACTATTATCAATCTTCAGATTCTGATACTTTGTTTTTTGCTAATCTTTCCATGATACTCAAGCAACTGCATACTCATGTTTCAATGGCAGTATCATCTCAAAGTGAGCTTGTGAAATCTCTTCTTGCAACAGAGGTATGCTTTTCAGTACTGTCTTTATCAGCCCAAAGTTGTAATTAGAGTCACTGAGAGTTCCTTAAAAAACACAAGGGAACTTGaagtcaaatttaataaattgatgacAATGACTAGCTGAAAGGATTCAGGTAGCATAAACCAAAATGAGAAGTTGGAATTGTATTTTAAACCAGGGATCAAATCATACCTCCTGATCTTATATTCTTTGTAATGATTTGATCTTACAAAGTATACATTACAAATTGGTTTCTTGTTGGATTTGTTTCTTAAGGCTTCTGGTAGTGCCTTGCAACGCAATGGATTTCAGCTTTGACCCCAGATGGTGTTGGACATCTTCTATGTCCAAAACTTAGGCTAGTCTTCTTTTACCCATAAATCGATTTTGCCGGCATGCTACTTAATCCCTTCCTATTATGTTGTAATATTGATCTTAGTCACTAGGAATCTGGCTCCCTGTATCTGAGAAATGCAGATCAATGGTTTCTGAAAGTAATTAGATTTTACCATGTTGCACtttctaaaaaatacattataaaggAGTGCTTCAAGTTCATTCCTGGTGTGCTTCATATGGAATCTTGTTAAAGCTCTGTTCTGCTTCAATTCTACTTCTTTATGTTTCATTTCAAATCATGTTGAAAACTGATCAAATTAAATTCTGGTGACATCAGGCTGGAACAAAACGTGACAAGTCCACTGTAGATGCCACTACTGGAAAAATTAACAGCTTACTTTTCAAGGTATGACCAGAATCTGTCATGGAAACCATGTGCTTTGGTGAAATGTGTTGGTGTACATAAAACATATCTGATTCTCTTGTTATCAGGTGAGATCCCTTAGAATGAGTGGCTCCTGTGCTTTGAATCTATGCGGAATTGCCTGTGGAaggattgatttgttttatgaaaCTGGATATGGAGGCCCATGGTACGCATTTGTGATTGATTTCAGCAAGTTTTGGCAGGATGcataaatgatataatttacTCTTGAACTCAGGGATGTAGCAGGTGGTGCTGTGATTGTCAAAGAAGCTGGAGGACTTGTTTATGATCCGTGAGTGATGcacattatttatcttttcttcctCAACTTGACTGGGGGGATATAAGATGAGTAGGGAATAGCCCCGTGACACTATTCTTTAAAATGCAAGAACAGTGTTTATCAAAGGTCAAATTGCCTCGGTCATTGTCTAGTGACACCCACAAATCTGTCATTTGTGCATGCATCAAGtccatgattttaaaaataaaaatatgctcagatttttttgagaatataatgtctttattaaaattttcatgtttgttgTTTTGCATCAGATCTGGTAAAGATTTTGACATCACTTCTCAGAGAGTTGCAGCTTCAAACCCTCTCCTGAAGGATGCATTTGTTGAGGTTTTGCAGCAGTCGGAATGAGAAAGCAACTATTATAATCAAGGAAATCACATATTAGTTGTTCAAGACAATCTAGTTTCCCTTCTTATTGTCAGCATCTAACGATGAGCGGTCGTCGATATCATTCACCATTAAAGTTCAATCAATGCCAGCTGAGAGTCTTCCAATTGCTTTGTGGTTTTTAAACAGTGCCAACTTATATGTAGACTCCAATTGAAATGACAAGTACCATTGTTGGTCATTCAAAACTACCATGTTAGACAATGTTATTCTTCACTTTTCATTGCGCAGAAAGCATGCCTGGTTGATCCATGGGCTGTCTTATTTTTGTCTCTCCCAGTATTACCTGAACCTCTTAGCTTGATTCTCTAACAAACAGAACAGGATACCGAATGAGAGTTTTGGGTCTTCCCCAATTGATGAAAGTGTTTCACagcaataaatatttaatagcaGCGAAGGCAATGACTATGGTTGACATGCAGAAAAATATAGGCAAGAAATTCCTGATTGAATCTGTGGAGTACTTGCTGGTTTCATGGGGATATCAAATATCAAACGTTCAGGTAGTTTGATCTTCTTTCCTTTGCTGCATGTGAAAACTTGTGAGGAAATTGGACATCAAGAAATGGGTAGCAAAGAATTGAGATGAAAACCATCAAGGAAACAAGGGGGAAAAcggaaatatataataaataaacagagATAGGCAAATACATGTGATCTCAAGGACCATGTTCACGCAGAAACCTCCTAAAGACTAACCAGTGAAAGAATCACTTCTAACCCTAACCTCCCTCTGCATATGGGGCCTCCATAAatatacatgagggtgcacaAACTCTGCAAAAGCGAAGGATGAAAGAgggaaaaacaaacagaaattcACAACTGATATCCCATAGTTTAATTTACACCCCTTGGTGTGGTCTACCACCATACCCATTAGCCCCATTTGATCCATTGGTGAAATGAGGCATCTTTCCAGCAGTCTCTGAACTTTTCCTTTTCACCACAACATACCATGTATAACCTTCCAGCCAGACAGCGTTTAAGGCCAAAGCAACAATGACACCAATGTATGCATTCTTCCACTTCTCATCAGGGTTCAAAATGTTGAATCCTTTGAATATGTTGATGATGCTAAGGATGATAACAGTGTATCCAACTATATGGTGGTAGATGTTCCAGTAAAATCTATACTTGT encodes:
- the LOC7458515 gene encoding inositol monophosphatase 3, producing the protein MAQNDSVSEFLETAVEAAKKAGEIIREGFYQTKHVEHKGQVDLVTETDKACEALIFNHLKQQYPSHKLIGEETTAAYGATELTDEPTWIVDPLDGTTNFVHGFPFVCISIGLTIGKVPTVGVVYNPIMDELFTGIHGKGAFLNGKPIKVSSQSELVKSLLATEAGTKRDKSTVDATTGKINSLLFKVRSLRMSGSCALNLCGIACGRIDLFYETGYGGPWDVAGGAVIVKEAGGLVYDPSGKDFDITSQRVAASNPLLKDAFVEVLQQSE